The following are from one region of the Vitis riparia cultivar Riparia Gloire de Montpellier isolate 1030 chromosome 14, EGFV_Vit.rip_1.0, whole genome shotgun sequence genome:
- the LOC117931022 gene encoding FACT complex subunit SPT16-like, whose product MAERRSGNVQASNGKATGAGTAYTIDLNSFSKRLNKLYSHWNEHKSDLWGSVDVIAIATPPASEDLRYLKSSALSTWLLGYEFPETIMVFMKKQLHFLCSQKKASLLGVLKTSAKEAVGVDVVIHVKAKTDDGSTQMDAIFHAIQAQSIPTIGYLAKEAPEGKLLDTWSEKLKNSSIGLSDMTNWLSDLFSIKDSIELTNVKKAAFLTASVMKNVVVPNLENVIDEEKKVTHSSLMDDTEKAIVDPTKAKVRLRAENVDICYPPIFQSGGKFDLRPSAASNDDYLHYDPPSVIICAIGSRYNSYCSNLARTFLIDANALQSNAYGVLLKAHEAAISALRAGNKISDVYQAALSVVEKDAPELVTKLTKSAGTGIGLEFRESGLSINAKNDRVLKQGMVFNVSLGFQNLQSSENNPKNQDFSLLLADTIIIGEKPEVVTSLSSKAVKDIAYSFNEEGDDNEGEERPKAKAESHGPETLSKTTLRSDNQEISKEELRRQHQAELARQKNEETARRLAGGGSAAGDNHGASKTSSDLIAYKNVNDVPPPRDCMIQIDQKNEAILLPIYGSLVPFHVGTVRTVTSQQDTNRTCYIRIIFNVPGTAFNPHDANSLKFQGSIYLKEVSFRSKDPRHISEVVQGIKTLRRQVVARESERAERATLVTQEKLQLAGNKFKPIKLFGLWIRPPFGGRGRKLSGTLEAHVNGFRYSTSRPDERVDIMYGNIKHAFFQPVENEMITLIHFHLHNHIMVGTKKTKDVQFYVEVMDVVQTLGSGKRSAYDPDEIEEEQRERDRKNKVNMDFQSFVNRVNDLWGQPQFSGLDLEFDQPLRELGFHGVPYKSSAFIVPTSSCLVELIETPFLVITLAEIEIVNLERVGLGQKNFDMTIVFKDFKRDVLRIDSIPSTSIDGIKEWLDTTDIKYYESRLNLNWRQILKTITDDPQSFIDDGGWEFLNMEASDSDSEHSEESDQGYEPSDVQSDSESSSDSDIESLVESEDDEEDDSEEESAEEEGKTWEELEREASNADREKGDESDSEEERKRRKTKAFGKGRAPPPGSRASGGSAAKRPLPRSRPFSGSSSIKRPKNK is encoded by the coding sequence ATGGCAGAACGGCGGAGTGGAAATGTCCAAGCATCAAATGGGAAGGCCACTGGAGCAGGAACTGCTTATACCATTGACTTGAACAGCTTCAGTAAGCGGTTGAACAAGCTTTACTCACATTGGAATGAACACAAATCTGATCTATGGGGCTCTGTTGATGTCATTGCAATAGCAACACCTCCGGCTTCAGAGGATCTGCGGTATCTGAAGTCCTCAGCACTCAGCACTTGGTTGCTTGGTTATGAGTTCCCAGAGACTATAATGGTTTTCATGAAGAAGCAGCTTCATTTCTTGTGTAGCCAGAAGAAGGCCTCTCTGCTTGGAGTCCTGAAAACCTCTGCTAAGGAGGCTGTGGGTGTAGATGTTGTGATACATGTGAAGGCAAAGACTGATGATGGAAGTACCCAGATGGATGCAATATTCCATGCCATTCAAGCTCAATCAATCCCCACTATTGGATACTTAGCAAAAGAGGCTCCTGAAGGGAAACTTCTGGATACATGGTCTGAGAAGCTAAAAAACTCAAGCATTGGGCTGAGTGATATGACCAATTGGTTGTCAGATCTCTTTTCCATCAAAGACAGTATTGAGCTTACAAATGTTAAGAAAGCTGCCTTTTTAACTGCTTCTGTTATGAAGAACGTTGTGGTTCCAAATCTTGAAAATGTTATTGATGAGGAAAAGAAAGTCACCCATTCTTCATTGATGGATGACACGGAAAAGGCCATAGTTGATCCCACTAAGGCAAAGGTCAGACTGAGGGCTGAGAATGTTGACATATGTTACCCTCCTATATTTCAAAGTGGAGGAAAATTTGATCTCAGACCCAGTGCTGCAAGCAATGATGACTATTTGCACTATGATCCTCCCAGTGTGATCATATGTGCTATCGGATCCCGATATAACAGCTACTGCTCAAACCTGGCCAGGACTTTTCTGATTGATGCCAATGCACTGCAGAGCAATGCTTATGGGGTTTTATTGAAGGCCCATGAAGCTGCAATCAGTGCATTGAGGGCAGGGAATAAGATCAGTGATGTGTATCAAGCTGCCCTTTCAGTGGTTGAAAAGGATGCTCCAGAATTGGTCACAAAGCTAACAAAATCTGCTGGAACAGGAATTGGTCTTGAGTTCCGTGAATCAGGGTTGAGTATTAATGCCAAAAATGATCGGGTACTGAAACAAGGCATGGTTTTTAATGTGTCATTGGGTTTTCAGAACTTGCAGTCATCAGAGAACAACCCAAAAAACCAGGATTTTTCTCTATTGCTTGCAGATACAATTATTATCGGTGAAAAGCCAGAGGTGGTGACTTCACTGAGCTCTAAAGCTGTGAAGGACATAGCATACTCATTCAATGAGGAAGGCGATGACAATGAAGGAGAAGAGAGGCCAAAAGCCAAAGCGGAGTCTCATGGCCCAGAGACCTTGTCTAAGACAACACTTAGGTCGGACAACCAGGAAATTTCAAAGGAGGAGCTTCGGAGGCAGCACCAGGCAGAACTTGCCCGCCAAAAGAATGAAGAAACTGCTCGGAGACTTGCCGGTGGTGGTTCTGCAGCAGGAGACAATCATGGTGCTTCCAAGACCTCAAGTGATCTGATTGCTTATAAGAATGTCAATGATGTTCCCCCTCCAAGAGACTGCATGATTCAGATTGATCAGAAGAATGAGGCCATCCTCTTGCCTATCTATGGAAGCTTGGTCCCTTTTCATGTTGGTACTGTGAGGACAGTGACCAGTCAGCAGGACACTAACCGAACATGCTATATCCGAATAATATTCAATGTCCCAGGGACTGCCTTTAATCCTCATGATGCAAACTCCTTGAAATTCCAGGGATCTATATATTTGAAGGAAGTATCCTTTCGCTCCAAGGACCCTAGGCACATAAGTGAAGTCGTACAGGGGATTAAGACCCTCCGGAGGCAAGTTGTTGCAAGGGAGTCTGAGAGAGCTGAGAGGGCAACCTTGGTTACCCAGGAGAAGCTTCAACTTGCAGGGAATAAATTCAAGCCAATAAAGTTGTTTGGCCTTTGGATTCGTCCTCCTTTTGGTGGCCGTGGAAGAAAGCTGTCTGGTACACTAGAAGCTCATGTAAATGGGTTTCGTTACTCTACCTCTAGGCCAGATGAGCGTGTAGACATCATGTATGGGAACATCAAGCATGCATTTTTCCAGCCAGTTGAGAATGAAATGATCACTCTCattcattttcatcttcataACCACATAATGGTGGGAACCAAGAAAACCAAAGATGTGCAGTTCTATGTTGAGGTGATGGATGTGGTACAGACCTTGGGAAGTGGGAAGAGGTCTGCCTATGACCCTGATGAGATTGAAGAAGAGCAGCGAGAGAGGGATCGAAAGAATAAAGTGAACATGGACTTCCAGAGCTTTGTTAATCGGGTGAATGATCTTTGGGGGCAGCCCCAATTCAGTGGCCTTGACCTTGAGTTTGATCAGCCTCTGAGGGAGCTTGGTTTCCATGGGGTACCTTACAAATCCTCAGCTTTCATCGTCCCAACCTCAAGTTGCCTGGTTGAACTGATAGAGACTCCTTTCCTTGTGATCACCCTAGCTGAGATTGAGATTGTGAACCTTGAGAGAGTTGGTCTTGGACAAAAGAACTTTGACATGACCATTGTCTTCAAGGACTTCAAGAGGGATGTACTTCGGATTGATTCTATCCCTTCCACGTCAATTGATGGCATTAAGGAATGGCTTGACACAACAGACATCAAGTATTACGAGAGCAGGCTGAATTTGAACTGGAggcaaattttgaaaacaatcacTGATGATCCCCAAAGCTTCATAGATGATGGGGGATGGGAATTTTTGAATATGGAAGCCAGTGATTCAGATAGTGAGCACTCAGAGGAGTCTGACCAAGGTTATGAGCCATCAGATGTGCAATCTGATTCTGAATCATCTTCAGATTCTGACATTGAATCATTGGTGGAGTCTGAGGATGATGAAGAGGATGATTCAGAGGAAGAATCTGCGGAAGAGGAGGGCAAGACTTGGGAAGAGTTGGAGCGGGAAGCAAGCAATGCAGACAGGGAGAAAGGTGATGAATCTGATAGTGAGgaggagagaaagagaagaaagacgAAAGCTTTTGGAAAGGGTCGAGCACCTCCCCCTGGCAGCAGAGCTTCTGGTGGCAGTGCTGCCAAGCGACCTCTCCCTAGAAGCAGACCATTTTCTGGTAGCAGTTCCATCAAGAGGCCCAAGAACAAGTGA